From one Eucalyptus grandis isolate ANBG69807.140 chromosome 9, ASM1654582v1, whole genome shotgun sequence genomic stretch:
- the LOC104419432 gene encoding ABC transporter G family member 1: protein MDTASGLGSRKAETLVDPECDCHGAVLGPLVLDSMHVGPKSNRRAIWLTWPDVWVTVGDHEDGCVPILQGLTGFAQPGEVLAIMGPSGCGKSTLLDALAGRLDSKRRLSGQILVNGRKEPLAYGTSAYVTQDDVLTSTLTVKEAVYFSAQLQLPDTMAPSEKKQRAEATIKEMGLHDAAGTRIGGWGNKGLSNGQRRRVSICMEILTRPKLLFLDEPTSGLDSAASYYVMRRIVGLAKQHDMTVLASVHQPSSEVFGLFHKLCLLSQGRTVYFGPSSNAPEFFSLNGFRCPSLQNPSDHYLRTINTDFDEDIDPGLGGKPRTQEVIKVLAESYKSSSCYRHIQQQIEDIHEMDNKEVHEKESRACFFTQLLVLTTRSFMNMYRDLGYYWMRLLMYIVIALSLGTVFYRIGSDYHSIQARGSLITFVASFLTIMAIGGFPSFVEDLKVFERERLNGHYGSGAFVLANTLSSVPFLLMISLIPGAITYYLVGLRGELEHFLYFTTTLFACMMLVESLMMIVASVVPSFLMGLTVGSGIQGLMILGGGFFRLPHDLPKVFWRDPLYYLSFNKYAFHGLFKNEFEGLTFPKDLACSAQNGSISGEDVLKDIWQVEMRYTKWTDLAILFEMALVYRLIFFGVLKTTETLKPIVKEIMSARRRQKGQDSVNPSRRRCQSRRATIQWHKAGCPQGKRVEGICIRVSADRSWGLMIRVCFLASNSLQGLL, encoded by the exons ATGGATACAGCGTCGGGTCTTGGTTCGCGGAAGGCGGAGACACTCGTCGACCCGGAATGCGACTGTCATGGAGCTGTTCTTGGTCCTCTCGTGCTGGATTCAATGCATGTTGGGCCAAAGTCAAACAGGAGAGCGATCTGGCTAACGTGGCCTGACGTGTGGGTGACCGTGGGAGACCACGAAGATGGGTGCGTACCCATCCTCCAGGGGCTCACGGGTTTCGCCCAACCCGGCGAGGTGTTGGCCATCATGGGGCCATCCGGGTGTGGCAAGTCCACTCTCCTCGATGCATTGGCCG GGAGGCTGGATTCCAAGAGGAGGCTGAGTGGACAAATCCTTGTTAATGGCCGGAAAGAGCCCCTAGCTTATGGGACGTCG GCTTACGTGACACAAGATGACGTGCTGACATCGACCCTCACCGTGAAAGAGGCGGTCTACTTCTCGGCTCAACTTCAGCTGCCCGACACGATGGCGCCGTCAGAGAAGAAGCAAAGAGCAGAGGCCACCATCAAGGAGATGGGCCTCCATGATGCGGCGGGCACGAGGATCGGTGGCTGGGGGAACAAGGGCCTGAGCAACGGCCAGCGGAGGAGGGTCAGCATCTGCATGGAGATCCTGACCCGCCCCAAGCTCCTCTTCCTCGACGAGCCCACGAGCGGCCTCGACAGCGCCGCTTCCTACTACGTCATGCGGCGCATCGTCGGCCTCGCGAAGCAGCACGACATGACCGTCCTCGCGTCGGTCCACCAGCCAAGCAGCGAGGTGTTTGGGCTTTTCCACAAGTTGTGCCTCCTCTCTCAGGGACGAACCGTCTATTTCGGACCCTCTAGTAATGCACCTGAG ttcttttctctgaacGGTTTCCGATGCCCAAGTTTGCAAAATCCATCGGATCACTACCTCAGAACCATCAACACAGACTTTGACGAG GACATTGACCCAGGTTTAGGAGGAAAGCCAAGGACACAGGAAGTGATTAAAGTGCTCGCGGAATCTTACAAATCATCCAGTTGCTATAGGCACATCCAACAACAGATAGAAGACATTCATGAAATG GACAACAAGGAAGTACACGAGAAAGAGAGCCGAGCTTGCTTCTTTACCCAGCTCCTCGTCCTCACAACAAGGTCATTCATGAACATGTACCGTGACCTCGGATACTATTGGATGCGCCTCCTCATGTACATTGTCATAGCTTTGAGTTTGGGAACTGTTTTCTACCGCATCGGCTCTGATTATCATTCTATTCAG GCTAGAGGTTCACTGATAACATTTGTCGCTTCATTCTTGACTATAATGGCAATCGGTGGCTTCCCTTCGTTTGTTGAGGATTTGAAG GTATTCGAAAGGGAAAGATTAAATGGACACTACGGATCGGGCGCGTTCGTTCTAGCCAATACGCTTTCTTCCGTGCCCTTCTTGCTTATGATATCCCTAATTCCCGGAGCCATCACATACTATCTCGTAGGCCTCCGGGGAGAACTTGAGCACTTCCTATACTTCACCACGACTCTTTTTGCCTGTATGATGCTGGTGGAGAGCCTGATGATGATCGTGGCGAGCGTCGTCCCAAGCTTCCTCATGGGGCTGACGGTCGGTTCAGGAATCCAGGGACTAATGATCCTTGGGGGCGGTTTCTTTCGCCTGCCGCATGACCTTCCCAAGGTATTCTGGAGAGACCCACTCTACTACTTGTCCTTTAACAAGTACGCGTTTCATGGTTTGTTCAAGAACGAGTTCGAGGGCCTAACGTTTCCCAAGGATCTGGCCTGCTCGGCACAAAACGGCTCAATCAGCGGTGAAGATGTGCTGAAGGATATATGGCAAGTGGAAATGCGTTACACCAAGTGGACTGACCTCGCCATATTGTTCGAGATGGCGCTCGTTTACCGGCTCATTTTCTTTGGCGTCCTGAAGACGACCGAGACTTTGAAGCCAATTGTCAAAGAGATCATGTCGGCGAGGCGGAGGCAAAAGGGCCAAGACTCAGTGAATCCATCACGGCGTCGCTGCCAGAGTCGGAGGGCAACAATTCAGTGGCACAAGGCTGGGTGTCCACAAGGAAAACGAGTGGAGGGCATCTGCATTCGAGTCTCTGCTGATAGGAGTTGGGGTTTGATGATTCGCGTTTGCTTTTTGGCGTCTAATTCGTTGCAAGGATTGTTATGA